The Branchiostoma floridae strain S238N-H82 chromosome 10, Bfl_VNyyK, whole genome shotgun sequence genome has a segment encoding these proteins:
- the LOC118424476 gene encoding carboxypeptidase N subunit 2-like isoform X1: MLTTNYFTFCVFCCLLYILLFVPISYPAGVPVWKCDHSLNRSLCLLFAQDMALLIVVLMCVVCVVSGRDQCPRNCYCGELGPHGVICTGGITDIPKNVPADTVYLVVEYTNISVIPTGVFNNLHKLTGLLLDGNQLTSIESGAFDGLTNMSLLSLSSNPGLSLTKVDPSILKDIKNLTSFLAKENKLGIIPTNFFAENKMLREVYLKSAGLTKLQTASFSNLKNLVIVDVSKNEIDNIGANIFTGSLKIQTLNLSNSQIKSIEPRAFETQEEMRFLMLDHNMLVSVRSALLGLRNLLTLALNDNEIVSLNKDDFKELVMLNSLDLSNNELQNTGDALANLQSLGSLTLNNNRLTKLSFKGMPLLTDISVSNNLLQSIPERLDVITHARILDISNNPIQSLPGGQFASLKSLLKLDISNISAIQDGGLAPDALTGLHSLVELRVERNELSKVPSLALSAVKQIEILSLSHNKIQTLDENDFVSVSNISNLQLANNMLAKVPEKALRPFTNLTQLDLSGNPLVHISGWSFGNSTTLSSLRLSNAKLSVIDPAAFHGLKGVHSIDVTNNNLTWLPGDLLKYDRAFPFYLYADQGNPWYCDCQMKPFSQAVNVPGQSVITNIHCSGPEKFKGQNLGDIPLANLTCDCEHQEAPSVDTSGSDNKTTVGHTAKLKCKVSGCPTAHLFWTTPRGFVISPHLTKYTGYDVQDDGTLVIMAAVAEDAGNYTCTAANYLGKAEQSHKLKLDIIET; encoded by the exons ATGCTCACGACTAATtattttacgttctgtgtgttttgctgtcttttgtaTATTCTACTTTTCGTTCCTataagctacccggccggggtCCCAGTTTGGAAGTGTGACCACAGCCTTAACAGGAGTTTATGCTTACTGTTTGCCCAAGATATGGCGCTTCTCATCGTTGTTCTTATGTGTGTCGTGTGCGTGGTGTCTGGACGGGATCAGTGCCCCAGAAACTGCTACTGTGGAGAGTTGGGCCCTCATGGCGTCATCTGTACGGGTGGAATAACG GATATTCCCAAGAATGTCCCAGCAGATACAGTGTATCTGGTTGTTGAATATACAAACATCTCGGTGATACCAACTGGAGTCTTCAACAATCTGCACAAACTTACAG GATTGCTTCTGGACGGGAATCAACTAACGTCCATAGAATCCGGTGCTTTTGATGGCCTCACCAACATGTCACTGCTCTCACTCTCAAGCAACCCGGGATTGTCTCTGACCAAAGTTGACCCTTCCATTCTAAAAGACATCAAGAATTTGACCAGTTTCCTTGCTAAAGAAAATAAACTAGGAATCATACCGACCAACTTCTttgcagaaaacaaaatgttaagaGAGGTATATCTAAAAAGTGCTGGTTTGACAAAACTGCAGACTGCCTCTTTTTCAAACCTTAAGAACCTAGTGATCGTTGATGTAAGCAAAAATGAAATTGACAATATCGGGGCCAACATATTCACGGGAAGTTTAAAAATTCAGACTCTAAACCTGAGCAACAGTCAGATAAAATCTATTGAGCCACGCGCGTTCGAAACTCAAGAAGAAATGCGTTTCCTCATGCTAGACCATAATATGCTGGTATCTGTTCGTAGTGCTTTGCTTGGGCTTAGAAACCTTCTAACACTGGCACTCAACGACAATGAGATTGTGTCCCTCAACAAGGACGACTTTAAGGAACTAGTGATGCTGAACTCTTTAGATTTGAGCAACAATGAACTGCAAAATACGGGCGATGCTTTGGCGAATCTTCAATCATTGGGAAGCTTGACCTTGAACAACAATCGTCTGACGAAACTGTCTTTCAAGGGCATGCCTTTGCTGACCGACATATCTGTAAGTAACAACCTTTTGCAATCCATACCCGAAAGACTGGACGTAATAACACATGCCCGCATTCTCGATATTTCAAACAACCCTATCCAAAGTTTGCCCGGGGGACAATTCGCATCTCTTAAGTCCCTTTTGAAGCTGGACATTTCGAACATTTCtgcaatccaagatggcggacttgcACCCGACGCCTTGACCGGACTCCACAGTTTGGTTGAACTTCGGGTTGAAAGAAACGAGCTAAGCAAAGTACCCTCTCTTGCACTTTCCGCGGTAAAACAGATTGAAATTCTCAGTCTTAGCCACAATAAGATACAGACTCTTGACGAAAACGACTTTGTTTCCGTCTCAAACATATCAAATTTGCAGCTTGCCAATAACATGTTAGCAAAGGTACCCGAGAAAGCTCTTCGTCCCTTCACAAACTTGACCCAACTTGACCTCTCAGGAAATCCTCTAGTACACATCTCTGGTTGGTCGTTTGGAAACTCGACAACACTTTCCAGCTTGCGCTTGAGTAACGCCAAACTGTCAGTCATTGACCCTGCAGCGTTCCACGGTCTAAAAGGTGTGCATTCTATCGACGTTACCAACAACAATCTAACATGGCTGCCAGGTGACCTCTTGAAATATGACCGCGCTTTTCCGTTTTACCTCTACGCAGACCAGGGAAATCCTTGGTACTGTGACTGTCAGATGAAACCATTTTCACAGGCCGTTAACGTTCCTGGTCAGTCAGTTATTACGAATATCCACTGTTCTGGTCCTGAAAAGTTTAAAGGTCAAAATTTGGGAGACATTCCTCTGGCAAACCTCACCTGTGACTGTGAGCATCAAGAAGCGCCCTCTGTCGACACATCAGGGAGTGATAACAAGACGACTGTCGGCCACACGGCTAAACTCAA GTGTAAAGTAAGCGGGTGCCCGACTGCCCACCTCTTTTGGACCACCCCAAGGGGCTTTGTGATCTCTCCTCACCTCACTAAGTATACCGGATATGACGTACAAGACGACGGAACTCTCGTCATCATGGCTGCCGTCGCTGAGGATGCCGGGAACTACACTTGCACGGCGGCCAACTACCTTGGGAAGGCTGAACAGAGTCACAAGCTTAAGCTAGATATTATTGAGACGTAG
- the LOC118424476 gene encoding leucine-rich repeat-containing protein 4-like isoform X2 has protein sequence MALLIVVLMCVVCVVSGRDQCPRNCYCGELGPHGVICTGGITDIPKNVPADTVYLVVEYTNISVIPTGVFNNLHKLTGLLLDGNQLTSIESGAFDGLTNMSLLSLSSNPGLSLTKVDPSILKDIKNLTSFLAKENKLGIIPTNFFAENKMLREVYLKSAGLTKLQTASFSNLKNLVIVDVSKNEIDNIGANIFTGSLKIQTLNLSNSQIKSIEPRAFETQEEMRFLMLDHNMLVSVRSALLGLRNLLTLALNDNEIVSLNKDDFKELVMLNSLDLSNNELQNTGDALANLQSLGSLTLNNNRLTKLSFKGMPLLTDISVSNNLLQSIPERLDVITHARILDISNNPIQSLPGGQFASLKSLLKLDISNISAIQDGGLAPDALTGLHSLVELRVERNELSKVPSLALSAVKQIEILSLSHNKIQTLDENDFVSVSNISNLQLANNMLAKVPEKALRPFTNLTQLDLSGNPLVHISGWSFGNSTTLSSLRLSNAKLSVIDPAAFHGLKGVHSIDVTNNNLTWLPGDLLKYDRAFPFYLYADQGNPWYCDCQMKPFSQAVNVPGQSVITNIHCSGPEKFKGQNLGDIPLANLTCDCEHQEAPSVDTSGSDNKTTVGHTAKLKCKVSGCPTAHLFWTTPRGFVISPHLTKYTGYDVQDDGTLVIMAAVAEDAGNYTCTAANYLGKAEQSHKLKLDIIET, from the exons ATGGCGCTTCTCATCGTTGTTCTTATGTGTGTCGTGTGCGTGGTGTCTGGACGGGATCAGTGCCCCAGAAACTGCTACTGTGGAGAGTTGGGCCCTCATGGCGTCATCTGTACGGGTGGAATAACG GATATTCCCAAGAATGTCCCAGCAGATACAGTGTATCTGGTTGTTGAATATACAAACATCTCGGTGATACCAACTGGAGTCTTCAACAATCTGCACAAACTTACAG GATTGCTTCTGGACGGGAATCAACTAACGTCCATAGAATCCGGTGCTTTTGATGGCCTCACCAACATGTCACTGCTCTCACTCTCAAGCAACCCGGGATTGTCTCTGACCAAAGTTGACCCTTCCATTCTAAAAGACATCAAGAATTTGACCAGTTTCCTTGCTAAAGAAAATAAACTAGGAATCATACCGACCAACTTCTttgcagaaaacaaaatgttaagaGAGGTATATCTAAAAAGTGCTGGTTTGACAAAACTGCAGACTGCCTCTTTTTCAAACCTTAAGAACCTAGTGATCGTTGATGTAAGCAAAAATGAAATTGACAATATCGGGGCCAACATATTCACGGGAAGTTTAAAAATTCAGACTCTAAACCTGAGCAACAGTCAGATAAAATCTATTGAGCCACGCGCGTTCGAAACTCAAGAAGAAATGCGTTTCCTCATGCTAGACCATAATATGCTGGTATCTGTTCGTAGTGCTTTGCTTGGGCTTAGAAACCTTCTAACACTGGCACTCAACGACAATGAGATTGTGTCCCTCAACAAGGACGACTTTAAGGAACTAGTGATGCTGAACTCTTTAGATTTGAGCAACAATGAACTGCAAAATACGGGCGATGCTTTGGCGAATCTTCAATCATTGGGAAGCTTGACCTTGAACAACAATCGTCTGACGAAACTGTCTTTCAAGGGCATGCCTTTGCTGACCGACATATCTGTAAGTAACAACCTTTTGCAATCCATACCCGAAAGACTGGACGTAATAACACATGCCCGCATTCTCGATATTTCAAACAACCCTATCCAAAGTTTGCCCGGGGGACAATTCGCATCTCTTAAGTCCCTTTTGAAGCTGGACATTTCGAACATTTCtgcaatccaagatggcggacttgcACCCGACGCCTTGACCGGACTCCACAGTTTGGTTGAACTTCGGGTTGAAAGAAACGAGCTAAGCAAAGTACCCTCTCTTGCACTTTCCGCGGTAAAACAGATTGAAATTCTCAGTCTTAGCCACAATAAGATACAGACTCTTGACGAAAACGACTTTGTTTCCGTCTCAAACATATCAAATTTGCAGCTTGCCAATAACATGTTAGCAAAGGTACCCGAGAAAGCTCTTCGTCCCTTCACAAACTTGACCCAACTTGACCTCTCAGGAAATCCTCTAGTACACATCTCTGGTTGGTCGTTTGGAAACTCGACAACACTTTCCAGCTTGCGCTTGAGTAACGCCAAACTGTCAGTCATTGACCCTGCAGCGTTCCACGGTCTAAAAGGTGTGCATTCTATCGACGTTACCAACAACAATCTAACATGGCTGCCAGGTGACCTCTTGAAATATGACCGCGCTTTTCCGTTTTACCTCTACGCAGACCAGGGAAATCCTTGGTACTGTGACTGTCAGATGAAACCATTTTCACAGGCCGTTAACGTTCCTGGTCAGTCAGTTATTACGAATATCCACTGTTCTGGTCCTGAAAAGTTTAAAGGTCAAAATTTGGGAGACATTCCTCTGGCAAACCTCACCTGTGACTGTGAGCATCAAGAAGCGCCCTCTGTCGACACATCAGGGAGTGATAACAAGACGACTGTCGGCCACACGGCTAAACTCAA GTGTAAAGTAAGCGGGTGCCCGACTGCCCACCTCTTTTGGACCACCCCAAGGGGCTTTGTGATCTCTCCTCACCTCACTAAGTATACCGGATATGACGTACAAGACGACGGAACTCTCGTCATCATGGCTGCCGTCGCTGAGGATGCCGGGAACTACACTTGCACGGCGGCCAACTACCTTGGGAAGGCTGAACAGAGTCACAAGCTTAAGCTAGATATTATTGAGACGTAG